Genomic window (Leucoraja erinacea ecotype New England chromosome 22, Leri_hhj_1, whole genome shotgun sequence):
gctgaagattccgaCATCTGCCGTTCCTTATAACTTCTCTTTAAATAAGCTTGAAGTCCTCTGCTCTAAACTTTTCTTGTTTTTCTCGGTGTTAATGTTATATATAATAAATAGTTCAGTATAGTGCCTTGGATCATTATACTAATAGGCCATTGCTAAAATGAAAGCTACAAAAAGTTACATTGACTTTAACAAacatcttctaattctgaaacaaTGATCTTGTTCCCAATATTTGTCAATTAAGAAATTAACAGTTCAGCAGAGGCGATATTTGATCATTGGATAATGAGAGCACTTCAAAAATATGGGTGTTTGAAAAGAGACACATTTTTAGACATTGATGTTGCTGGGGTGATCCTGACACCATATAATGTTCATTCTGGGAGACAGCTTTTTATGCATTTTGTTAACAGTCATGGCTAGCAGGAATTCATACATTTAAATACCAgagaaagtcaagagtcaagagtcttttattgtcatttgtcccaaaatggaataatggaattcttacttgcaacagcagcagcacaacgggtttgtaaacacagtactcaacagATAACAATcaacaaacagaaaaaaaagtcCTTTAAATTAAATACATCCAATATagcacaaaaacaaaacaaagaccaaagtcctttgtgcaacccaggcagtttgtagttcagagtttaattggagtttgtagtgttcaatagcctgatagtcgttgggaagaagctgctcctgaacattTACGTTTTCaaactcttgtaccttcttcccgatggcaggagtgaaatgagaacatggccaggtagtgagggtccttgatgatattggcgGCCTTTTAAGACAATACCTTTTATAAATCCCATCAATGGATCCACATTATGGCAAAGTATCTTTTATAATAGATTGATTTTTGAGAGATCAATTGATCAACAGGTTTAGAGCCATAGActaatacagagtggaaacaggcccttcggcctaactcgcccacaccggccaacaatgtccaagctacccttgtaccacttgcctgcacttggtccatactctccaaacctgtcctatccatgtacctgtccaactatttcttaaatgatgggatagtcccagcctcaactacctcctctgacagcttgttccatacacccaccaccctctgtgaaaacgttaccccttggattcctattaaatattttccccttcaccttaaacctatgtcctctggtcctcaatttgtctactctgggtaaaagactctatgcatttacccaatctattcctctcatcattttatatacctctataagatctccccatcctcctatgctccatggaatagagacccagcatattcaacctctccctatagatcacaacttctagtcctggcaacatcctcgtaaatcttttctgaaccctttcaagcttgacaatatctttcctataacatggtgcccagaactgaacacaatattctaaatgcagtctcaccaacatcttctacaactgcaacaAGATCTCCCAACTTTtaaactcaataccctgactgatgaagactaaagtgccaaatgcctttttgaccaccttttcTACCTgctactcgaccttcaaggaaccatgcacttgcattcctagatccctctgctctacaacgctagccagaggcctaccatttacggaataggtcctgcccttgttcgacgtcccaaaatgcaacacctcacacttctctgtattaaatttcatcaaccctTCCTCCgctcacctggccaatcaatccaggtccctgctgcaatctttcacaaccgtcttcactatctgcaaagccaCTAACGTTTGTATCAGATTTGCTACTAGATTGGCTGTACTAGTGACTAATAATCTTAAAATAGCGATAAGACTCTCTCCATATCTCATCCACAACTATGTCCAGAAAACTGTATCCACTTTGGATGAATACGTTACATGCAGAGCACTGGTAAGATTATTTCTTGTTTTTATTACCAGTTGTCAGTAAAACAAAGTCCTGAATCCTACATTGTCTTTGACTGTATTCAGTCCACAGCAGAGAATTGGCGCACCCACCAACTGCGTGGCAGCTTTAGCAGAGACTTGAAAGGAAAGGATAATTCCTGAAGATGGTTCTCAGAGTTACTgatcacagcatggaaataataaATATCTGTATGTGATCATGGAACAAAACTTGGACCCATTTATATATTTTACAAATCTGCAGGTACCCTTGGCCATGGTGATTTTGATGACTGTCAGTTTTGGTTCTTGTACTCTTTGTTGCTATCTTTCACAAATAACTTTCACTGATGAAGACATGCTGCAGAAATTATGGCATCAAGTTATTTTTGCCTTTGTGTACCATTGTTATGTTGTTAATAGACTGTAAAATGTACTTGTCCTGAAAATTATATTTCCACAAGAGATCAGTCTATATTCAGTGATTACATAAATTGTAAGGTTTGGCATGTACGGAAGACACACACCATTTTTAGTTCAAAAAATGTTGCTGTATATTTATACAATATCAGATACAATATGAAATAAACTAAGGGAAAGAAAGATGGGAGACAGAGAGAAAATGGGAAGATACGCCAACATGATGTTAGGCATTTCATCTGTACATTGCAGCAATGTAGTAGCACATAGGACGCTCGCTAAGCAGTCAGATAATGTGGGCAAAAAGTATATCCAATATTGTCAACAAACACATCAACAAAGAAAAATCCCTTAGATTTCACATGAATGTACCATCTGAGCATTGGGGCAAAATTGACAGGCAAGTTTCAAGATAAAACATTCTATAAAATAAAACTCCCTTTAATAAGGCAGCACAGGGCAAATGGCTAAAATAACAGTGAGGAAGATGATGACAATTTGGGTTCTGTCAGAGACCAGAGTTTAACTTAAATTAGACAAAGATAATTGATTATAAGATTGTAGATGTTTAATCAGCGATGGATGGGAAATTAGATTAGAAGTAACTGCAGTACAGACACCATTAATGACAGGGACCACAACACTAGtttattgtagtcataaatagaATAATGTAATAAACAAGTTTTAAGACTTTAAAAAGATTTGCTCAAGATGAGGAAAGAGTTTAATCAAATTGTTTTTATTGTCACCCTGAATAGACCATACCATCAAATTATCAGAGTTTACAGGATAAATATGATCATTAAGCAAAGACATAACAATTTAGattaacccaacaaactaaaataaagtatCATCAACTTTCAAACTGCAGAAACAGAAACATAAGGGACAGCAAAGAAAAATGAAGTCATTAAAATTTGAGCTATACATCGTAGTTATCAACACTTCTGCACAATTACAACATAGGAGCTGCTTTTTGTCTCCTACCAGTATGTTTCCATGAATGGAGCAGCAATATAAGCATAAATATTATTTACCGCTACCAACGCCCACAACCATACCCACCCTATCCTCATTCCCCaaccaggtaaaaaaaaaacttcatgcTAGAGGATACCACAGAAATTGTAGATGAATCATTGTTGGATGAGGAATGAAATATGCAGACATCATTAATAATAGGGACCACAAACCAAGCTTATCGCAGTCCTTACCGCATGATCTCTCACCAGATTTTGTCACAATGTGATTTTTATACAGGCCCAGTATCACCAGACACAGGGCAGGGACTGAACTGTTGTGTCAAAGTTCTGTAGTATTATTCACATTCAGATGCCATGTCCTTGTCAGATAACAATTGCACCACTGTATCCCACAATTCTGTTGTTTTCAGTGTGTCTGTATAATACTTAAATTTGTCTGTGACAGATCATTAGTTTTCGTTCAGGAATAGATGAATGCAAATCAATAAAAGTGGCAGATCAATGGTTAACAAGGGAAGTTGATGACAGTATTAGATCGAAGGAAAGTCCTACACTGTTGCCAAGAAAAATCAGCTAACCTAAAAATTGGGAAattctcaaattttggaaaagacCAAGAAATTGATAAGGAAAAATAGAACACAAGAGCTAAAGACCAATAAGCATAAAACTGCTATAaatatgaataaagtttattagcATATGCCCTACAGACTTAGATAGGAGAAATTATATAAGGGAATAAAGAAATGAAAGAGAAAGTAAACAAATATCTTGGCTGTGTTCATGCAAAATGATAGAAAACCTCCCCAAAACAGTGGGGAATGTTGGAGCCAGAATAGGGAAgtgaaataaattaatattagtttaaaaaaagatagaaatgaatgGAGCTGAAAGCCAATAAATCCCTAAATCCTCATCACCTGCATCCTATGATCTTGAATGAGATGGTTTTGCAAGGAATGGATAACTCATAGTTAGGATGCAATTAAAAAGGTACATTGGCCTATATCAAAAGAGGATTTAAAGAGTAGTTTTACCACAAGAACAGAAGGCCTGATGTGAGATCACATCAGGAATATTGTGTACATAATGGGTACATGTCCCAAAGAAATTTACAAAAACGTTGCTTGCTATATTACTGTTGAGAGCAGGGTGAGGGTCACAGCTAGGCTGTGTGGTGCATGAAATATAAGCTTTTTGTTTACACCTCATCCAGCCATATCAAGATTGAATTCTCCCGCAACACTCTTACTTCTATTTTCTTATAACAAGTTTTATATCCATCAGAAACAAAGCTACtgtagatttgaaaaattctcttttaaggggccttctcttctatttctactttccacttcctctcttccttttttcttttttatatacacacttcacatttttctactctctaccatctatttttccactttttcctctttctattgttttctttttcttgtcttgcttacttccttctcataacataaaactagaggttgtacatagaatggactacggtattacatagttggcacctaaaattaggttccactgtactgttttgtgctgtattaacttctaataaaataaacaaaaaaaacaaaaaacaaaaaaaaaagaaaccaagCTACTCAAAGTATGCTTACAGAACATGATGCGGAGATTCCCGGCATTCTAGTTTGACAGCTCAAACTAATCCTCATGGATACACATTTCAGCactttataatttatttttaagacTATTATTTCTTCCCTAACTACCATACTTACTCTTTAACTAAAACAGACTACAAATTTGCAAAACAAAGGTGGGAATGTAGCAACTGGGCATGTCAATTATTACTTAATATTATAATGCCGATTTGTATTTTCTGTGTCAATTTTTATTGCTCTATTTTCCACCAATAAACAAAATTAGTCTTCATCATTGCTTATATCTTTTTCCCAGTTATTCCTGTACACAATACAAAATAAACCTATATAAAAATCAGCTACTGTGTACATCAAAGCAATAGAAAATGTTATCTTTCAGTTAACTCatgtgaaattaattttaaaagataCAGACTCATTTGTTAATGTCAGTCTGGTATAGAAATTCGAATCAAATTAACATAAATGGCGTTATTTACAACGTTTACCTAAAGCTTTCACATTGGGTGGTATGTCATGTTCAGAAGTCACCCGTGGATGAAGAAGCCATTACATGTCAATGTTGGTGAGATAAATTTGAAGGCACATCCACCTTGTTATTACTGCACCATTTGAACCATGACTGCTTTCCACGCCTTGTCTTTGTCAAAGTCCTTTGTGACAGATTTGGAAACCTAGGTGATAAGTATACTTATTTCAACCCAGTTGTAACAATAATAACATGGAGAAACTAAgaaatcaatagtttagtttagtttagtttagtttagagatacagcatggaaacaggccctttggcccccctGGTCTGAACCTAccatcgatccctgcacattaacagtatcttacctacacacaccagggacaatttacttataccaagctaattaacccacaaccctgtagtctatggagtgtgggaggaaatcgaagatctcggagaaaacccacaaagtcatggagagaatgtccaaactccgtatagacagcgcccgtagtcgggatcgaacctgggtctctggcgctgcaagctctctaaggcagcaactctaccactgcaataGTCTGCGCCCAATAGTCTGTCGAAAATTAAAATGaaagcaaaaatgctggaaatactcatctgctcaggcagtatctgtaaaGGTGGAAATGTAGTTTATATTTCAGGTTGTTGACCTTTCCTtatgactccacagatgctgcctgatctgctatttctggcatatctatctttattttggatttccaacaTCTTTAATGCTGATCTTCAACATCAACATATAGCTTTTTGGATTAATGGGTGGCCGGCATTTTTATATTTGCGATATTAGAAAATGCAGAAACAAATATGTTTATTGCACCTTTTTCAATAGAACAATCTATATTACCTACAGAAGTGCTACAAATTCCCATATCAACGGTTCAATCCAGAATTTCTGGAAACAAAGTACCTGTATAATTAGACAAAATAAGCAAAATGTAGTTCTTAGATGTACCCGCATGTCATAGACTGGCAAGTAGAAAATCCCGGCTTTGATTTATTGTGAATCTATTTGTGCATTTTTATACTTGCCTCAACTGTCTTGCAGCTCCCCTTTTGGAAGTCTGACATATTCCACGTTGACTCATAATATTTAAGCTGCATCTTGTAGTTCACACAGTGGACAAATGTGGCAAGCATGAGACTGGACTGAACCAGTAACAGAAGCATCAGAACAAAAACCAGAATATCATACGACTGCTGCAATAACAAAGTTGGAGAAATGTCCATTACAAAGAATCTTTTGCAAGAGTGGCTTTCAGAAAAAGTAACAATTATTATTTTAAACCTTAGAATAAAAATTAAGCAAATGTGGGTGATAATTCTGGAGAACTATGAAATACAAGGGTGTATCAAAAACATGATCTAATAGAAAactcatattaaaaaatatagaaATGAATTGTACTGCATAGGCATCGGAAATTTATTGTATACTTATCCTCTGCTCCATCATATATCTTGAAGGAATGAATTTGAAGGCACAATTCAAAACTCAATTTACTTAATATTTAACACTTTaacactttgggatgtgggtctGGAATAAATTATATTGAAATCAATTTAAAAGTGCAATAGTAAAAGATGCCTTTTCTTTCAGTCGGCAAACTTACAAACAAATTTGTTGAACTCTGCCGAAAGATGTCAATGAACTTCATAATGCTGAAGGATAGATAGCCAGACGCAGTAAACAGCATTGGAGTTGTGACGCTGCTGATAGCAATTAAGACCTCGATCTAAACATTAATGAAACAAATGTCCATAATCATTAAAGAATGCATAGGCCAGATATTTTTTATTCCAATCCTTGCCTAGACACATGTCCAATATgataaggatagacacaaaatgccagagtaactcgacaggccaggcagcatccccagaaaacatggataggtaatgtttcgggtctggtGATTGTAATAGGGAGAGTGGGGGATAAAACCGAAAGCAAAGAAAAAACAGGACAAATTGGGGCTGGGTACAGATTACCTCAGTCAAGAAGGTTTCCTGATAGGCTGACAGTTGGCAACACAGTCGAGGTAGCTATGCATAGCACAGCCTCTTAAACAGCACAGAATTGAAATAACAGGGGGCTAAGTCTTTGGCATTCATAGAATATTCATATATTATTATACATTAAACATTCTAATAAAAGTTTAGAAAATTAACATTAACAGTATGGGGCGCCATCTTGGGGCATGGCTGCTAGctagcagctgtccgtcttttgcactcttttctttaatttttcagtgtttgtttttaggaggtctagactttattatgtggggggggagaatggggaaactactttctaggcccctacctggtcggggaggcagcttttctctgggctgcaccgtcgacccgtcctcgcaacctaccagcgggcctggagcggcgttttcccgaggggaccgcccagcacctcagcttcggcggtggcacagcgctggagcgctatcgcggagcggagcgggcgatgccttgcctggatcgccgcgctggagctccggtgagctgaagaccgccgataaaaacatcgcggagctgcgggtctgcaggagcgggcagctgcgggcggcggcgctgacttcaacatctggagcctgggatctctcgatgagatcgccaatGATGAAGCTCCAACCGTCGCGGCCTTGTCggtttcggaagccgcggtctccagtaaggaagcggccgttccaggtgtccctagccgctgagaggactctcccgacgccggagcaccatcttcCGGCgaaaacggcctggaacatcgggcctccgtagaggcaactgtggaggcctcaattggcccgactatgggtgaactggggatggggactacacagtgtgccttcccccataatggtaaccattgtggggggatgtttctatgttaaagatccttattgttccgtttccaagatggctgccagaagggagagtgaacgctggcgcgattagctgccgctgctctctttgaattgtgtctttgaattgtctttgaattgtgtattgttgatgtctttactatttattttttatatttttgtcgttattttttgttttgtttcattccgcttacatgttttgtattctgtttactaaattttgtaaggtgtccttgagagtcttgaaaggcgcccataaataaaatttattattattattatttgaaaaATTACCTGTGATTTATCATAAAATTACCAGTTATGAGTGATTCCAAGATTTGTTTGAAATAAATTAATGAACTCAACAAATTTAAATTGCTGAAATTTAAGCTTAAAGCTGTTCTTCTCCAATGACTTGTGTGTTGCAGCCAAACATGCTGAGCAGACGGATTTCCCAATTAACCTCTGGGGATGGCAAACAATTGACAATCCATTGCAGAACTACAAGAAAAGTCAATCTTTCACCGATCAATACATCCTAAGACCCTTCCCACAATTCATCACTGCTCCTGGCATTTAAAAAGAATGTGTTTGCAATGTGTTTGCCATTGAGCATCCTGTCATTGCCTACAGCTCACCATCTCTGGGAAGTCCAAGGTACCGGATTCAAGTACCGACTGCACCAGATCTTACTATTCAGACCTGCAGGTCATTCCCAGATTTGAACCCCATCAGTTTTGACTCTAGGGCACTTATGTAGCTGGATAATCATAATACCATACAAATTATAACAGGAAAAGTTAAGTGAAGCTACTGAATCAGACATTGGTCATGCGTTACCTACTTACCATGAACTTGGATGGGTATTCTGCTGCGACATGGCTTGCAATAGCACCAGGAAAACACTGGAAAAAGCAATCACAtcaacactgtaaacaatataccaGAGCTTGTTTGTGTGTGAAATCCCATGAAATTAGAAGCTAAGGCTACTTGCACACAGATGTAGCCTCTGGGTGGTGCAAAAGTGTAATAGTGGATTCCGAAAACTTGCAGCACTGCCTTAGTGAAAGTTGTCAGGTCAACTTGACTATATGACAAATGATGATGTAAACATTTATGAACTATAGTTTTCTGCAATGGATTTCATTCTGACTCCATAATTATTAATTTTCTAATCTTTAATTAATAGATCTATATAGACCAAAGAACATtgcagcacaaggacaggccccGTGGCCTACTGTGCCCatgccaaacttgatgccaaaaccatctcttatctacctgcacataacccatatccctccattccatgcacatccatatgcctatctaaaattaTGTTAAGTGTCACAAAcgtatttgcctcaaccaccacccgtgacagcgtgttccaggtactcaccctccgctgtgtaaaaaaaaatcccttcacATCTCCTATAAACATTGTCCTTTCACCTAAAAGCTGTGCTCTCCagtgtttgatttttccattctgagaaaatgattctgactgtctaccctatccatgcctctcattattttatatacttctatcagctccCCCCTCAACTTCCGGCTTTCCAGATAAAATGAGCCATATctggtcaacctctcccttttAACAACCCTCACAATTACATTCTCTACAAAACAGTTGCTTGAATTGGAAAACATTGATACAGTTTACAAGATTGGAAGCAAAACTCTTGACGTGCAAGTTTAGAATTTCCTTTTTCCCCAATTGCAGCTCTGAGTCATGGTTTATTGATTATGATAATACAACATTGATACAAACTACAACTAAACATTGAATGACCTACTGCAGCCAAAATCCAGAAGAATGTCACAGAGAGGTAGGGCCCAGGGACCAGGGCACCCATATTTAGAGCAATAATTCCACCAAAGACTGCACAAATCGCCACAATCACTTCAACCACCTGCGGAGAAAATATTGACATAGGTTTCACCAGCAAAATAGTCTATTAAAAACGTGTTGTGTTATTTCATATTAGCCCCACTAGCCCCTGATTAACTATAGGAGAACAGCCAAAGGAGAGCTGTAAACATTAGGGAGTGCCACTCATTCAATGCCAACTGAATTATCCAAGCCAATACAATTAGATTGGAAATGTTTCCTCCATGAAGCTGCATCTTTCCTTTCCATGAGCATAGTGTAACATCACTTCCTCAGTCCCTTTTCAAACTTCCATAACTTTTTGTATAATCCTAAGCTTTATAATGCCTATTGAATTCCTGATTTTGATTCGAAAGCAGGGGGACCAAGGTTTCGCTCAACATAACAGATTTGAGCTCAGGAATTGGATGTAATTTCCAAATCTTCCAGCTGTGTTTTATTGCTCTGGACTTCAATGTCTCGCTCATTGTGCAACATGGAAACTGTGAGAAGCACAAGATCCTTGAACAAGAAATGATGTAACTGGTCTGCTCCCCATGACCTTATTCTCCCTTGGACAAATCTTTGGAGATTTTGAGAAAATGTACCATGACTGCTTCATGATTCAGATACaaattatctaaaaaaaaaatctagccCAAGCAATGACATGCTTATAGAGGTTTGAAgcagcataccaaatctcgttgctcttatgtgcaatgacaataaaatatattattatattattattattcattcttGAGGGcgaaataaataaaagatgttGAGGATAATTGAGAGAAAGTAATTAGATTGGGAAACAGTTGACCTGAGTGACCAGATTCTATCAGTTCAAGTAAtagctagaaacaaggaactgcagatgtcagtttacacaaagtgttagagtaactcagtgggtcagactgcaactgtggagaacatggataggtgacgtttccagtttgaagaagaaacccaacccaaaatatcacctatccatgtttcccaagTAATTGCTAGAATCTGTATATCCTCTATCGGGAGAGATGCAAGGTGTCTATTCTCATCCGTGAAAAATAAACAACTGCAGCTCATTGATTAGTCAACCTTCTTTTCAGTATCTTATATGACAGATATCACGACACACTCTCCGAACATAGCGGGAAAAAGTTAGTATCTGTAATAAGACaaatacaaacaaaaataaatttatgaCATAGTACTTGAATACACAAGAGATGAGATTTTAACAACAATTACCCTGATGATTAAATTAATAATTAGCAAAACAGCACTTTTGAGCTTTACAGATATTTAGTATTTTCCACTTACCGAATAGGACTTCAAAGTACGAGACGGAAACTTTATGTGACAAAAGAAGATTGTTTCATTGTAAGGCAACACCTGCGAACATATTGTATGAGAGATTAACTAACATAAAATTAGAATACAAGCTCTAAACAGCCAAAAAGAAAACCATCTTGGAAATTTCAGCACTGTTACTTTAATTATGTATCTTTACAAAATATAAAAATGggtgtaaatatttaaaaatctggTGCATGATTTGCTTTCACAATAAGTTGTTGGAATTGTTTTCAATGTtacaaattgatttaaaaaaaagatgcttCTTGATATGGTTTATGTCAACTTAACTGCATCTACATGAAAAACAGTGCACCGATGCACTAATTTATTGTTAAATTGAAAGCACTGCACAACAGACACACAGTGTAAGCATCACAACATGAAtacttgctttctttttcttacaGCACCTAGCATCCGATCTTGCTGACAAGATGACTTTACTTGCCATGAGAATTTCCAGAAGTACAAGTAAAAGCAAGTTAAAGTTTATCTGTGAAAgaaagtaaattgtaaattataccAACAGTAATTGAGTGAATTTAAGCAGTAAACTTATTTCCTTTCATAATTAAAACCCAGTGTGAATTCTCAGTGTCTACCCAGAATTTCAAATTAACCCCAACTATccatttatgaaggccaacaataaCTTAGAGAGCACCAGCAATTGTGCAGCTTGATAATGTGAAACCCATTCCATCTCAAAGATTGAATGGAAATTGTCCAGATTTTGGAGTTTTGTTGACATCATTACTTCATGGAACGGGCTACAACTTTGGTCTACGTTCCCATTAAGATCCAAAACTGCTCAAGGAGTGTTGTTTTACAACTTCATCAGTTATGAGATGTATAATGGGTTTCAATGACATAGCAAACCATAAATACTTCTATCGAAAATTACTTTAAGATACTTCAAAACCTGGTACTTTTTGTACTTTGAAtcttagagtcaaagagtcatatagCATTTAAACAAGTTTTTCAGCCAAAATTGCCCATGCTAATCAATATGTCccttctacacttgtcccacctgcccacatttggcacaCATCCCTCTATacgtttcctattcatgtacctgtccaaaccttATTTAAATATAGTTATAGCACCTgtgacaactacctcctctggcaactcattccatatacccaaaatgttgcccttcaggttcttattaagtctttctcctctcaccttaaatctatgccctctggttcttgattaccctactctgtaTATATATCCCCTCATGATCGtacacacctctacaagatcactactcatcctcctatactccaagggatcaagtcctagcctgcccaacatctccctgtagcgCAGGCCTGaaatcctggccacatcctcataaatcttctctgcatactttccagcttaacaacatatttcctatagcagggtcacCAAAACTGGACAAGTTACTCCTaaggtggcctcaccaacatcttatacaactgtaacataacattctaACTTTTATTCTCAGTAtcttgattgatgaaggccaatataccatAAGCCTTCTTAactatcccatctgcctgtgacaccactttcaaggaaccagcACTCAAGCTTTCTCTGCTCTAGAACTTCTACAAACATCTCCCTCCTTCTTctttctccactctctcc
Coding sequences:
- the mlc1 gene encoding membrane protein MLC1, translating into MSKEDDYKEDFGYDKMSTLEQGKQDNASYTTDVQSSDLQLNRKCHTCFHHRGWIYSLMIGSCLLIITGFSVYLGNVFPDEMDYLRCAAGSCIPAAVVSFATAKKRVNALPHLQLLFISTFTITTTCMIWYGCKLLLNPAALNINFNLLLLVLLEILMASKVILSARSDARCCKKKKVLPYNETIFFCHIKFPSRTLKSYSVVEVIVAICAVFGGIIALNMGALVPGPYLSVTFFWILAACFPGAIASHVAAEYPSKFMIEVLIAISSVTTPMLFTASGYLSFSIMKFIDIFRQSSTNLFQSYDILVFVLMLLLLVQSSLMLATFVHCVNYKMQLKYYESTWNMSDFQKGSCKTVEVSKSVTKDFDKDKAWKAVMVQMVQ